A section of the Dyella jiangningensis genome encodes:
- a CDS encoding DoxX family protein, with the protein MNASSLTRTTWFATPVVHWLALLGLCAAYLQGGIQKVMDFNGAVAETAHFGMAPAVPVTLAVIVLELGASLAILCNRGRWLGAMALAVFTLAATFVANRFWDAPASARFGMTNAFFEHLGLVGGFVLVAWHDLHGRATPPFASVHS; encoded by the coding sequence GTGAACGCTTCTTCGCTGACGCGCACGACCTGGTTCGCCACGCCCGTGGTGCATTGGCTGGCCCTGCTGGGGCTGTGCGCCGCCTATCTGCAGGGCGGCATCCAGAAGGTCATGGACTTCAATGGTGCGGTTGCCGAGACCGCGCACTTCGGCATGGCGCCGGCGGTGCCGGTGACGCTGGCCGTGATCGTGCTGGAGCTGGGCGCATCGCTGGCGATCCTGTGCAATCGCGGGCGCTGGCTTGGCGCCATGGCGCTTGCCGTGTTCACGCTGGCGGCGACCTTCGTGGCCAACCGTTTCTGGGACGCGCCCGCGTCGGCACGCTTCGGCATGACCAATGCCTTCTTCGAGCACCTCGGCCTGGTAGGCGGCTTCGTGCTGGTGGCGTGGCATGACCTGCACGGGCGCGCGACACCGCCTTTCGCTTCCGTCCATTCCTGA
- a CDS encoding amidohydrolase, with translation MAPELILHGGRFTTLDRSQPEAQAVAISGGRFSAVGTSADVLALADGSTRVIDLQGRRVLPGLIDNHLHIIRGGLNFNLELRWDGVRSLADAMAMLKAQVAMTPAPQWVRVVGGFTEHQFAEKRLPTIEELNAVAPDTPVFLLHLYDRAILNGAALRAVGYTKETPEPPGGEITRDGAGNPTGLLLAKPSAAILYATLAKGPKLPFDYQLNSTRHFMRELNRLGVTGAIDAGGGFQNYPEDYAVIEKLATENQLTIRLAYNLFTQKPKQEKDDFLNWTRTSKYKQGDDYFRHNGAGEMLVFSAADFEDFRQPRPDMPPQMEGDLEEVVRILAENRWPWRMHATYDETISRALDVFEKVNRDIPLEGLHWFFDHAETISERSIDRIAALGGGVAVQHRMAYQGEYFVERYGAAAAQATPPVARILEKGVKTSAGTDATRVASYNPWVSLSWLITGRTVGGLAITPRRNCLDRETALRMWTEHVTWFSNEEGKKGQIKLGQLADLIVPDRDFFACPEDGIADTTSLLTIVGGRVVYGAGGFASLEDVSVPPAMPEWSPVRVYGGYSAWAQARREQQAAPRVACGCDHACGVHGHDHAHAWASQVPASDLKSFWGALGCACWAV, from the coding sequence ATGGCCCCCGAGCTGATCCTGCACGGTGGTCGCTTCACTACGCTGGATCGATCGCAGCCCGAAGCGCAGGCCGTCGCCATCAGCGGTGGCCGCTTCAGCGCCGTGGGAACCTCGGCCGACGTGCTGGCGCTGGCGGACGGATCGACGCGCGTGATCGACCTGCAAGGTCGCCGCGTGTTGCCCGGCCTGATCGACAACCACCTGCACATCATCCGCGGCGGCCTCAACTTCAACCTGGAGCTGCGCTGGGACGGCGTGCGTTCGCTCGCCGATGCCATGGCGATGTTGAAGGCGCAGGTGGCGATGACGCCGGCGCCGCAATGGGTGCGCGTGGTCGGCGGTTTCACCGAGCACCAGTTCGCGGAAAAGCGCCTGCCCACCATCGAGGAACTCAACGCGGTGGCGCCGGATACGCCGGTGTTCCTGCTGCACCTGTACGACCGCGCCATCCTCAACGGCGCCGCGCTGCGTGCCGTGGGCTACACCAAGGAAACGCCCGAGCCGCCGGGCGGCGAGATCACGCGCGACGGTGCAGGCAATCCCACCGGTCTGCTGCTGGCCAAGCCCAGCGCGGCCATTCTCTACGCGACGCTGGCGAAAGGGCCGAAGCTGCCATTCGATTACCAGCTCAACTCCACGCGCCATTTCATGCGCGAGTTGAACCGGCTCGGTGTCACCGGGGCGATCGACGCCGGTGGCGGCTTCCAGAACTATCCGGAAGACTACGCCGTGATCGAAAAGCTCGCGACGGAGAACCAGCTCACCATCCGTCTGGCGTACAACCTGTTCACGCAGAAGCCCAAGCAGGAAAAGGACGATTTCCTGAACTGGACGCGCACGTCCAAGTACAAGCAGGGCGACGATTACTTCCGTCACAACGGCGCCGGCGAGATGCTGGTGTTCTCCGCGGCGGACTTCGAGGATTTCCGCCAGCCGCGTCCCGACATGCCGCCGCAGATGGAAGGCGACCTGGAGGAAGTGGTGCGCATCCTCGCCGAGAACCGCTGGCCGTGGCGCATGCATGCCACCTACGACGAAACCATCAGCCGCGCGCTGGACGTGTTCGAGAAGGTCAACCGCGACATTCCATTGGAAGGCTTGCACTGGTTCTTCGACCACGCCGAGACCATTTCGGAGCGCTCGATCGATCGCATCGCCGCGCTGGGCGGCGGCGTGGCCGTGCAGCATCGCATGGCCTACCAGGGCGAATACTTCGTGGAACGCTACGGCGCTGCCGCCGCGCAGGCCACGCCGCCGGTGGCGCGCATCCTCGAGAAAGGGGTGAAGACCTCGGCCGGGACCGACGCCACGCGCGTGGCGTCGTACAACCCGTGGGTGTCGCTATCGTGGCTGATCACCGGCAGGACCGTCGGCGGGCTCGCCATCACTCCGCGCCGCAACTGCCTGGATCGCGAGACCGCACTGCGCATGTGGACCGAGCACGTCACCTGGTTCTCCAACGAAGAAGGCAAGAAGGGCCAGATCAAGCTGGGCCAGCTCGCCGACCTCATCGTGCCCGACCGCGATTTCTTCGCCTGTCCCGAGGACGGCATCGCCGATACCACGTCGCTGCTCACCATCGTGGGCGGGCGCGTGGTGTATGGCGCGGGTGGCTTCGCATCGCTCGAAGACGTGAGCGTGCCGCCAGCGATGCCCGAGTGGTCGCCGGTGCGCGTCTATGGCGGTTACAGCGCATGGGCACAGGCGCGTCGCGAGCAGCAGGCGGCGCCACGCGTGGCCTGCGGGTGCGACCATGCCTGTGGCGTGCATGGCCACGACCATGCCCACGCATGGGCGAGCCAGGTGCCGGCTTCGGATCTCAAGTCGTTTTGGGGCGCGCTGGGCTGCGCGTGCTGGGCGGTATAG
- a CDS encoding XapX domain-containing protein produces MKPYLFSLGAGLLVGIIYSLLNVRSPAPPVIALIGLLGILIGEQLPPLVKHLWQREAVTTSWVRTHVKPHVFGELPRATPVAKTDSGQRS; encoded by the coding sequence ATGAAGCCTTATCTGTTTTCGCTCGGGGCCGGCCTGCTGGTCGGCATCATCTACAGCCTGCTGAACGTGCGTTCGCCGGCGCCGCCGGTGATCGCCCTGATCGGCCTGCTCGGCATCCTGATCGGCGAGCAGTTGCCGCCGTTGGTGAAACACCTGTGGCAGCGCGAGGCGGTGACGACCAGCTGGGTGCGCACGCACGTAAAGCCTCATGTATTCGGCGAGTTGCCCCGCGCGACGCCTGTCGCCAAGACGGATTCGGGGCAACGCTCATGA
- a CDS encoding hydrolase, whose amino-acid sequence MAIQASPTPGKQLLTPTDHALILIDFQSQMSFATHSIDAITLRNNAALVAHAAASFKVPTILTTVAEKSFSGPMFSEVTDPFPGQALLDRTSMNTWEDAAVIKRVNDIGKDRIVLAGLWTSVCIVGPALSALDQGFEVYVIADACGDVSAEAHDRAMERMIQAGVRPMTSVQYLLEMQRDWARIDSYDSTTGVAKRFAGSYGLGIIYAKSMFGAHEG is encoded by the coding sequence ATGGCCATCCAAGCCAGCCCGACGCCGGGCAAACAGCTGCTTACGCCAACGGATCACGCATTGATCCTGATCGACTTCCAGTCGCAGATGTCTTTCGCGACGCATTCGATCGATGCCATCACGCTGCGCAACAACGCCGCGCTGGTCGCCCATGCGGCGGCCAGCTTCAAGGTGCCGACCATCCTCACCACCGTGGCGGAGAAGAGCTTCTCCGGCCCGATGTTCAGCGAGGTCACCGATCCCTTCCCGGGGCAGGCGCTGCTCGATCGCACCTCCATGAATACCTGGGAAGACGCGGCGGTGATCAAGCGCGTGAACGACATCGGCAAGGATCGCATCGTGCTCGCCGGCCTGTGGACGTCGGTGTGCATCGTCGGCCCCGCGTTGTCCGCGCTTGACCAGGGCTTCGAGGTGTATGTGATTGCCGATGCCTGCGGCGATGTCTCCGCCGAGGCCCATGACCGCGCGATGGAGCGCATGATCCAGGCGGGCGTGCGTCCGATGACCTCGGTGCAGTACCTGTTGGAGATGCAGCGCGATTGGGCGCGCATCGACAGCTACGACAGCACCACGGGCGTCGCCAAGCGATTCGCCGGCTCGTATGGCCTTGGCATCATCTACGCCAAGAGCATGTTCGGCGCACACGAAGGTTGA
- a CDS encoding alpha/beta fold hydrolase, with product MSTITTKDGTQIYYKDWGQGQPVVFSHGWPLTADAWDAQMLFLSSHGYRTIAHDRRGHGRSGQPWNGNDMDTYADDLAALIEKLDLKNIVLVGHSTGGGEVAHYIGRHGNSRVAKIVLIGAVPPVMVKGTNNPGGLPIEVFEDIRAKTLADRSQFFKDLSGPFFGANRPDTKATQGMRDSFWLQGMLGSLKGQYDCIKQFSEVDYTPDLKKIEVPALVIHGDDDQIVPIDDSGRLSAKIIKHATLKVYPGAPHGLTATHQEQVNKDLLDFIRS from the coding sequence ATGAGCACGATCACCACGAAGGACGGCACGCAGATCTATTACAAGGACTGGGGACAGGGTCAGCCTGTCGTGTTTTCCCACGGCTGGCCGCTCACCGCGGATGCCTGGGACGCGCAGATGCTGTTCCTCAGCTCGCACGGCTACCGCACCATCGCGCACGACCGTCGTGGCCATGGTCGTTCGGGCCAGCCGTGGAACGGCAACGACATGGATACCTACGCGGACGACCTTGCCGCGCTCATCGAAAAGCTGGACCTGAAGAACATCGTGCTCGTGGGCCACTCCACCGGCGGCGGTGAGGTGGCGCACTACATCGGTCGCCATGGCAACTCGCGCGTGGCCAAGATCGTGCTGATCGGCGCCGTGCCGCCGGTCATGGTGAAGGGGACGAACAATCCGGGCGGCCTGCCGATCGAGGTGTTCGAGGACATCCGCGCCAAGACGCTGGCCGACCGCTCGCAGTTCTTCAAGGACCTGTCGGGCCCGTTCTTCGGCGCAAACCGCCCTGATACCAAGGCCACGCAGGGCATGCGCGACTCGTTCTGGCTGCAGGGCATGCTGGGCAGCCTCAAGGGCCAGTACGACTGCATCAAACAGTTCTCCGAGGTCGACTACACGCCGGACCTGAAGAAGATCGAAGTGCCCGCGCTGGTGATCCATGGCGACGACGACCAGATCGTGCCGATCGACGACTCCGGTCGCCTCTCCGCCAAGATCATCAAGCACGCCACGCTGAAGGTGTATCCGGGCGCACCGCACGGCCTGACCGCGACCCACCAGGAACAGGTCAACAAGGACCTGCTCGATTTCATCCGTTCCTGA
- a CDS encoding response regulator transcription factor → MVTGGEDRIRVLIADDHPIMRDGIAVALESSPDMEVIGQAADGAEAIVRFRELLPDVALIDLQMPGVDGLQAIHAISAEFPQARIIVLTSYPGDARVKRALTQGANAYMLKTATREEILAAIRSVMNGRRVVASEVAGDIASHAWSEMLSDRELSVLRLVATGNTNKRIADILCVSEDTVKARLKNIMTKLGALDRTHAVTLARNRGFFDS, encoded by the coding sequence ATGGTGACAGGCGGCGAAGACCGCATCCGGGTGCTGATCGCCGATGACCATCCCATCATGCGCGATGGCATCGCCGTAGCCCTGGAAAGCAGTCCCGACATGGAAGTGATAGGCCAGGCCGCGGACGGCGCGGAGGCCATCGTCCGCTTCCGCGAACTGCTGCCTGACGTCGCCCTGATCGACCTGCAGATGCCGGGCGTGGACGGCCTGCAGGCCATCCACGCGATCAGCGCGGAGTTTCCGCAGGCGCGCATCATCGTGCTCACCTCGTATCCGGGCGACGCGCGGGTGAAGCGTGCGCTGACGCAGGGCGCCAATGCCTACATGCTGAAAACCGCCACGCGCGAGGAGATCCTCGCCGCGATCCGCTCGGTCATGAACGGCCGGCGCGTGGTGGCATCGGAGGTGGCGGGCGACATCGCCTCGCATGCCTGGTCGGAAATGCTCAGCGACAGGGAGCTGAGCGTGCTGCGCCTGGTCGCCACCGGCAACACCAACAAGCGGATCGCCGACATCCTCTGCGTATCCGAGGACACGGTGAAGGCGCGCCTGAAGAACATCATGACCAAGCTCGGCGCGCTGGACCGCACGCATGCGGTGACGCTGGCGCGCAATCGCGGTTTCTTCGACAGCTGA
- a CDS encoding sensor histidine kinase, translating to MTMVGRRHALLRSGGAPARHGVRTWGALLFLLCCLATTASALASGNAIEFRRKQWTIDSGAPADIWALAQGRSGYLWLGTGNGLYRFDGVRFERFEPLPGEAFRSNDITALKMTPDDALWIGFYYGGASIERDGHLIHYAPGASFPSGMVYAFERTRDGAVWAATDGGLARFDGREWRIVGQDWHYPAKRADWVIAARDGTLWVTTGERLVFLRPGATRFEETDQSVYHGSVLAQAPDGTLWLSDHDHGTRALPGLDADHPRIGVRAPEADDYGWSHRLLFDQYGSLWGTGVDNGGIYRVAGYTRLANGESLRPADIAERFDRRSGLVTNRTVPLLQDAEGTVWAGTNMGLVSFHRNNVKVPTDVPLGNASNYAMAVDGHGTPWIVNNGTLWRIDTQGATRVRGDLHDINSALFDHEDHLWMIGRHDLYRLNGGTLDSIPLPADVGTVSAFAIDHDGTPWVSLVGRGLYRVESGRFVSISPSPALASLTPTALAVDDAGHLWLGYPDNVLADFDGKQARVYRSEDGLHVGHITVIKPLDGEMLIGGELGLARLRDGRAQSIVIADNDVFSGISGIAKDPGGDLWLNAGKGVVRLTAKEAEMAFSHPGYRPAYRLFDYDDGLPGIALQAAIAPTAFSDANHNLWFLTNQGPAWIQPGEIHSNTLPPPVDVLGLTADGTRHAPTPGLRLPKGTDNVQIQYTAASLAIPGRVRFRYKLDGVDAAWQDAGSRREAFYANLAPGSYRFHVIAANDDGVWNSEGAEFAFTIAPWFYQTGWFAAACALVALAAVIAFFAWRTRLAAERIHLQLSERMDERERIARDIHDTLLQGIQGLLLRLQALVSGMHADDRHAVALKDAIAQAREMVIEGRGKIVSLRGDSEEYTELVQSLLAVGENLASLYHTGFHIRSEGKARPILASAFDEILDIVREGIRNAFLHAQATRIDVLVVYEQRQLRIVVTDDGSGIDEQALRDAAQRGHWGVTGMYERAGKLGAKLVLGPRAPHGTELTLRVPCRVAFRDEPPRFTPPGRRAVS from the coding sequence ATGACGATGGTTGGCCGGCGACACGCGCTGCTTCGATCCGGAGGCGCGCCCGCGCGGCATGGCGTGCGCACATGGGGCGCGCTGCTGTTCCTGCTGTGCTGCCTGGCCACCACGGCGAGCGCCCTGGCTTCCGGCAACGCCATCGAGTTCCGCCGCAAGCAATGGACCATCGACTCGGGCGCACCGGCCGACATCTGGGCGCTGGCGCAGGGCCGCAGCGGCTACTTGTGGCTGGGCACCGGCAATGGCCTGTACCGCTTCGACGGCGTGCGTTTCGAGCGCTTCGAGCCGTTGCCGGGCGAGGCGTTTCGCTCCAACGACATCACCGCGCTGAAGATGACGCCGGACGATGCGCTGTGGATCGGCTTCTATTACGGCGGCGCAAGCATCGAACGCGATGGCCACCTGATCCATTACGCGCCCGGCGCTTCGTTTCCTTCAGGCATGGTGTACGCCTTCGAACGGACCCGCGACGGCGCGGTGTGGGCGGCGACGGATGGCGGACTGGCCCGTTTCGACGGCCGCGAATGGCGCATCGTGGGCCAGGACTGGCACTACCCGGCCAAGCGGGCAGACTGGGTGATCGCCGCGCGCGACGGCACCTTGTGGGTGACCACCGGCGAACGTCTCGTGTTCCTGCGGCCCGGAGCGACGCGCTTCGAGGAAACCGACCAGTCGGTGTATCACGGCAGCGTGCTCGCGCAGGCGCCCGACGGTACCTTGTGGTTGTCGGACCACGACCACGGCACCCGCGCCCTGCCCGGCCTGGATGCCGACCATCCGCGCATCGGCGTGCGCGCACCCGAAGCCGACGATTACGGCTGGAGCCACCGCCTGCTGTTCGACCAGTACGGCAGCCTCTGGGGCACCGGCGTGGACAACGGCGGCATCTACCGCGTCGCCGGCTACACGCGTCTTGCGAACGGCGAGTCGCTGCGTCCCGCCGACATCGCCGAGCGGTTCGACCGCCGTAGCGGCCTGGTCACCAATCGCACGGTTCCCTTGCTGCAGGACGCGGAAGGCACCGTGTGGGCCGGCACCAACATGGGCCTGGTGAGCTTCCATCGCAACAATGTCAAGGTACCGACGGACGTGCCGCTGGGCAATGCATCCAACTACGCGATGGCCGTGGATGGCCATGGCACGCCGTGGATCGTCAACAACGGCACGCTGTGGCGCATCGACACCCAAGGCGCGACCAGGGTGCGTGGCGACCTGCACGACATCAACAGCGCACTGTTCGATCACGAAGATCATCTGTGGATGATCGGCCGCCACGATCTGTACCGCCTGAACGGCGGAACGCTCGACAGTATTCCGCTGCCCGCTGATGTCGGGACCGTGAGCGCCTTTGCCATCGACCACGATGGCACGCCCTGGGTGTCGCTCGTCGGACGTGGCCTCTATCGCGTCGAAAGCGGCCGCTTCGTATCCATATCGCCCAGCCCCGCGCTTGCCTCGCTGACGCCCACGGCGCTGGCCGTCGACGACGCCGGCCACCTGTGGCTCGGCTATCCGGACAACGTGCTGGCGGACTTCGACGGCAAACAGGCTCGCGTGTACCGGTCCGAAGACGGCCTGCACGTCGGCCACATCACGGTGATCAAGCCGCTGGACGGCGAAATGCTGATCGGTGGCGAACTGGGACTGGCCCGCCTGCGCGATGGCCGTGCGCAATCCATCGTCATCGCCGACAACGATGTCTTCAGTGGCATCAGCGGCATCGCCAAGGATCCGGGCGGCGACCTCTGGCTCAACGCCGGCAAGGGCGTGGTGCGCCTGACCGCCAAGGAGGCGGAGATGGCGTTCAGCCATCCAGGTTATCGCCCTGCCTATCGCCTGTTCGATTACGACGACGGCCTGCCCGGCATCGCGCTGCAGGCGGCCATCGCACCCACCGCCTTCAGCGATGCAAACCACAACCTGTGGTTCCTCACCAACCAGGGGCCGGCGTGGATCCAGCCGGGCGAGATCCATAGCAACACACTGCCTCCGCCGGTGGATGTCCTCGGCCTCACGGCCGACGGCACGCGCCATGCACCGACGCCGGGGCTGCGGCTGCCCAAGGGCACCGATAACGTGCAGATCCAGTACACCGCGGCCAGCCTGGCCATCCCCGGCCGGGTGCGCTTCCGCTACAAGCTGGATGGCGTGGACGCGGCATGGCAGGACGCGGGAAGCCGGCGCGAGGCGTTCTACGCGAATCTCGCCCCGGGCAGCTACCGCTTCCATGTCATCGCGGCTAACGACGACGGCGTATGGAACAGCGAGGGCGCGGAGTTCGCCTTCACCATCGCGCCGTGGTTCTACCAGACGGGATGGTTCGCCGCGGCGTGCGCTCTCGTGGCGCTCGCGGCGGTGATCGCGTTTTTCGCCTGGCGCACGCGACTTGCCGCCGAACGCATCCATCTTCAGCTGAGTGAGCGCATGGACGAGCGCGAGCGCATCGCGCGCGACATCCATGACACCCTGCTGCAGGGCATCCAGGGCCTGCTGCTGCGGCTGCAGGCGCTGGTCTCGGGCATGCATGCGGACGACCGCCACGCAGTGGCCTTGAAAGACGCGATCGCGCAGGCGCGAGAGATGGTGATCGAAGGACGCGGCAAGATCGTCTCGCTGCGTGGCGACAGCGAGGAATACACCGAGCTGGTGCAATCGCTGCTGGCGGTGGGTGAAAACCTCGCCTCGCTCTACCACACGGGCTTCCACATCCGGTCCGAAGGCAAGGCGCGCCCCATCCTCGCCAGCGCGTTCGATGAAATCCTCGACATCGTGCGCGAGGGCATCCGCAATGCGTTCCTGCACGCGCAGGCGACGCGCATCGACGTGCTGGTCGTGTACGAGCAACGCCAGCTGCGCATCGTCGTCACCGACGACGGCAGCGGCATCGATGAACAAGCCCTGCGTGACGCGGCCCAGCGCGGGCACTGGGGCGTCACGGGCATGTACGAACGCGCGGGCAAACTGGGCGCGAAGCTCGTGCTCGGCCCTCGCGCCCCGCATGGCACCGAGCTCACGCTGCGCGTGCCATGCCGCGTGGCGTTCCGGGACGAACCGCCCCGGTTCACGCCACCCGGCCGCCGCGCCGTCTCCTGA
- the fusA gene encoding elongation factor G, whose protein sequence is MARHKALRLYRNIGIIAHIDAGKTTTTERILYYTGKKHQIIDVHDTKEGKGSTTTDYLEQERKRGITIQSAAVSTEWKGYQINLIDTPGHVDFTIEVNRSLRVLDGAVVVFDGVAGVEPQTETNWRLADQYNVPRLCYVNKMDRIGANFGHCVQGIRERLGANVLLCQVPLGSHDEFIGMVDLVAGVGYLWQGDDKDSPWETVPLAEIPGRVKFSAAADQAWIADLPKLREETLERALSMDDAAFEKLIETGEFDMETLKACIRKGCVSGKLVPVFCGSSYRNKGVQQLLDAVVDYLPYPGENGGIALVDENGHVVGEQGVVDDAPARVLAFKVINDPFGTLTFCRIYSGVIKKGDSLLNVTRGRKERIGRIVEVQASATREIDEARAGDICAFVSLKETETGDSLCDPAHPALLERMRFPDPVISVSVEPKQRNDVDKLSAALYKMVKADPSLRLEVDKETGETVLKGMGELHLEVTIDRMRTELGVDANMGKPKVSFREAFGKAVQHTYTHKKQSGGSGQFAEVTMVFEPLDTGGGIVFSDEVVGGRIPREYIPAVEHAVTVEAREGQVAGYEVVDFKARLIDGKFHDVDSSALAFEIATKQCFREAQRLSKPKLLEPVMRLEVVTEPDYLGDVIGDINRRRGTVSDQGQRGTQAFVQGFVPLAEMFGYINFLRSATRGRGTFTMEFDHYEEVPASLVDKLMEKEAK, encoded by the coding sequence ATGGCTCGGCACAAAGCGCTTCGGCTCTATCGCAACATCGGCATCATCGCCCACATCGATGCCGGCAAGACCACCACGACCGAGCGCATCCTCTATTACACGGGCAAAAAGCACCAGATCATCGACGTCCACGACACCAAGGAAGGCAAGGGCTCGACCACCACCGACTACCTGGAACAGGAGCGCAAGCGCGGCATCACCATCCAGTCAGCGGCGGTGTCCACGGAGTGGAAGGGCTATCAGATCAACCTGATCGATACGCCCGGTCACGTGGATTTCACCATCGAGGTGAACCGCAGCCTGCGCGTGCTCGACGGCGCCGTGGTGGTGTTCGACGGCGTGGCGGGCGTGGAGCCGCAGACCGAGACCAACTGGCGCCTGGCCGACCAGTACAACGTGCCGCGCCTGTGCTACGTCAACAAGATGGACCGCATCGGCGCCAACTTCGGCCATTGCGTGCAGGGCATCCGCGAACGCCTGGGCGCCAACGTGCTGCTGTGCCAGGTACCGCTGGGCTCGCACGACGAATTCATCGGCATGGTCGATCTCGTGGCCGGCGTGGGTTACCTGTGGCAGGGCGACGACAAGGACAGCCCGTGGGAAACCGTGCCGCTCGCCGAGATTCCCGGCCGGGTCAAGTTCTCCGCGGCCGCCGACCAGGCGTGGATCGCCGATCTGCCGAAGCTGCGCGAGGAAACGCTGGAGCGCGCGTTGTCGATGGACGACGCCGCGTTCGAAAAGCTGATCGAAACCGGTGAATTCGACATGGAGACGCTGAAGGCATGCATCCGCAAGGGCTGCGTGTCGGGCAAGCTCGTGCCGGTGTTCTGCGGTTCGTCCTATCGCAACAAGGGCGTGCAGCAGCTGCTGGACGCCGTGGTCGATTATTTGCCTTACCCGGGTGAGAACGGCGGCATCGCGCTGGTGGACGAAAACGGCCATGTGGTGGGCGAGCAGGGCGTCGTCGACGATGCGCCGGCCCGCGTGCTGGCCTTCAAGGTGATCAACGATCCGTTCGGCACGCTTACCTTCTGTCGCATCTATTCGGGTGTGATCAAGAAGGGCGACAGCCTGCTCAACGTCACGCGTGGCAGGAAGGAACGCATCGGCCGCATCGTCGAGGTGCAGGCCAGCGCGACGCGCGAGATCGACGAGGCGCGCGCCGGTGACATCTGCGCCTTCGTTTCGTTGAAGGAGACCGAAACCGGTGATTCGCTGTGCGATCCGGCGCATCCGGCCCTGCTCGAACGCATGCGTTTTCCCGACCCGGTGATCAGCGTGTCGGTGGAACCCAAGCAGCGCAACGACGTCGACAAGCTTTCCGCCGCGCTCTACAAGATGGTGAAGGCCGATCCGTCGCTGCGGCTGGAAGTGGACAAGGAAACCGGCGAAACCGTGCTCAAGGGCATGGGCGAACTGCACCTGGAAGTCACCATCGACCGCATGCGCACCGAACTGGGCGTGGACGCGAACATGGGCAAGCCCAAGGTGAGCTTCCGCGAGGCGTTCGGCAAGGCGGTGCAGCACACCTACACGCACAAGAAGCAGTCGGGCGGCTCCGGCCAGTTCGCCGAAGTCACCATGGTGTTCGAACCGCTGGATACCGGCGGCGGCATCGTGTTCTCCGACGAGGTCGTCGGCGGACGCATTCCGCGCGAATACATCCCCGCGGTGGAGCACGCGGTGACGGTGGAGGCGCGCGAAGGCCAGGTGGCCGGCTACGAGGTGGTGGATTTCAAGGCGCGCCTGATCGACGGCAAGTTCCACGACGTGGATTCGTCCGCGCTGGCCTTCGAGATCGCCACCAAGCAATGTTTCCGCGAGGCGCAGAGGCTCAGCAAGCCCAAGCTGCTGGAACCGGTGATGCGGCTGGAGGTGGTCACCGAACCGGATTATCTCGGCGACGTGATCGGCGACATCAACCGCCGGCGCGGCACCGTGAGCGACCAGGGACAGCGCGGCACGCAGGCCTTCGTGCAGGGCTTCGTGCCGCTGGCCGAGATGTTCGGTTACATCAACTTCCTGCGCTCGGCCACGCGCGGCCGTGGCACGTTCACCATGGAGTTCGACCACTACGAGGAAGTGCCCGCCAGCCTGGTCGACAAGCTGATGGAGAAGGAAGCGAAGTAA